The DNA sequence GTGGGAGCATGTGTAGTGGGTGTAAAGAAAAACGAAAGCGAAATGCAAGGAAAGAATAAAGCGTAGAAAGAGAGTAACATGGATGTCCATTTAGCTCATAATGTCACACGTCCTCATTTCACGCCTTGTCATTTGCTCCTAACCACTGGCCAAAACGCGGGGAGCTTTGCATTCCACAAAActtgtttgcttttgttttgcttgtttctttgctCAGTTTCCTATTTGTAGTACACCTTAAGAGTAATCATCACCTCTAAAAAAAACTCATAACCATTGATCCCAACCTGTGCCATGCATGTGCTATGAATTTGAGGATATGTATGGCACTATGCCATACATTTTAAGGGTGCATTTGTCATGAATTTTATGGATATAGGTGCAATGATTCTTGAGGATGCGTTTGCCATGATATTTAAGTATGCAAGTGCCCTGAATCTTGAGGATGCATGTGCCATTAATGTTAAGAATGTTTGTGGCACAAATGCATTTCATTTCTCACAAAGTTTGACACAGAGTACACGCTGCTCGAGTCTCCTTTGCAgttttacatacacacacacacacacacacacacaataatgaGTCGCCCTCTTATTGCCTGGTTCACAGATGCATACGCAaatgtgcaaacacacacatatacacaaacattcttttttttctgtctctagTTCACGCAAACAGAACAACCACAGCATTATCCATGACATCTAAACAGTTTATTACAAAGTACCATGAAATAGTTTCCAACATTAAGCTCCTACAGAAATTAATCTTGCAAAGCCCCAAATTAAATAATTAATATAGTGGGGTACATCATGTATCCAAAACGATGACAAAAAGTACAATGTACACCTTGCATTCTAATCTAGTTTCATGGTAATGTTTGCTGAGATGCTTCAGACGTTGTGTACTGCCGCTACAGATGTCTAAACTAACTATCACAGGTCACAATGAGCgtttctggggtgataacgcgagacaactcctgtgatcttgccgcgaggttccgcctgttaccattgtctttttaccgtataaaatgcatgacttacacacgaactgttaccaaagcgacatgctatttgggaccaatgcacgtttttttcctttctcgtgtgatcttgccgcgaggttccgcctgtttcCAGCCGAAAGAaaaaaggggcataacctcaccagaaccgcccattctATTTAAATGTCATTCTCTCTTGTCTGGGTTATATGAAGTCTGCAGGCTGTTGTTTCGTCAGCTAACAAACAGAGAACACCTCTGAAGTACAAACATTCCCAACAAATAAGGACACCCTCAACACAGCCAAAGTAACAAATCGGTCACAAATTATACATTTTTCAGTAACACCATGCGTATATAATGGGAAAGGTATCACAAAAAACCTATCAGTCGTttaagcaaaataaaataaaatgcaaaaaaaacaaaaaacaatggcCACAGTCCGCACCTTTCATTGTCCGCAGAGAAAGATGACTAGCTACAAACAAGGAATAGATCTAGACACATCACTTTTTGGCGTTGATAATGGTAATAAACTCAGGTTTGAGCGAGGCACCACCCACAAGAAAACCGTCGACATCAGGCTTGCCGGCCAGCTCTTTGCAGTTGTTGCCGGTCACAGAACCTGCACATGACAAGAGTGAAGACAAACTTATCTCTGGAAAACAGCTGACATCGACACTGAATGCAGTAAACTGGAATGTAAGTTTCACTGCGCCTGCGGTTTAACTTTTATGGGCCAGAATATGCTTGAAAATCCTTTTGAACCATGGCCACCAAATCTATAAAACGTTACATGTGGATACTCTTCCCCGGTTCAAACCTTTATTTTCCTCTACCACGTTGCCTGTTAGAAAGGATTCCAGCTTTTGACATAGCAACATGCACCCATGAATTATAAAACGGCACAATATTATTTAACTGAATTCTCAACATATATGTGAACTTGGCACTGTATTCTCATGGACGCCAAATAGCAAACTAGCTGAGGACTTAGCAGTGGGTACATATTTTAGGACATGAGCTCATAATGATTACAAAAAACTCGAACCCTTATCCCACCAGATGCAGCAAGATGTTGAACCCCTAATTTTCACGTAGAAGGCATacgtcctaaccactaggctattgCATCAGTCTCTTCACAAATCCATACATTATCTAAGGTAAGAATTAACTGCTTACCGCCATACAAGATCCTTGTGGAGTGTGCAACCTCCTCTGACACGTTCTTGGCCAGCCAGCCTCTCAGGGACTTGTGAACGTCTTGTGCTTGATCGGGGGTGGCCGTCTTTCCTGTGCCAATCGCCCACACTGGCTCGTACGCTATCACCACGCGCTTCCAGTCTGACACGTTGTCTGTGAATGAAAAAAAGTGAACAGTGAAATTTGACTGCACATGTCCTTTAATTaaacagtagaaccccccttttaagacctcccccattttaagaccttgcgttttcagattttctgttcataatctctataaatctacccccattttaagactccctcctttttaagacctgattttcttagatttttggaggtcttaaaacggaggttccactgtactgcaaTTAACAGTCTATCTTACACACATAAGGTAAATATCACTGCAATCCACAGTCTATCTTACACACATAAGGTAAATATCACTGCAATCAACAGTCTATCTTACACACATAAGGTAAATATCACTGCAATCAACAGTCTATCTTACACACATAAGGTAAATATCACTGCAATCAACAGTCTATCTTACACACATAAGGTAAATATCACTGCAATCCACAGTCTATCTTACACACATAAGGTAAATATCACTGCAATCCACAGTCTATCTTACACACATAAGGTAAATATCACTGCAATCCACAGTCTATCTTACACACATAAGGTAAATATCACTGCAATCCACAGTCTATCTTACACACATAAGGTAAatatcacagcaatcaacagTCTATCTTACACACATAAGGTAAATATCACTGCAATCCACAGTCTATCTTACACACATACGGTAAATATCACTGCAATCCACAGTCTATCTTACACACATACGGTAAATATCACTGCAATCAACAGTCTATCTTACACACACAAGGTAAATATCAGTGCAAACAACAAGAGAGCAGCGAGATCCTACCAGCGATGTGTTTCATCTGCCTGAAGACCACCTCCTCTGTTTTGTTTGCCTCCCTCTCGTCAAGCTTCTCGCCGATACAGGGGATGAGGTTCATGCCCTGCTCCAGTGCAAACTTCACTTTCTGTCCGATCAGCTGcaacagaaaaatacacaacACATGAATGAACCCAGGAATGTACTGTTTGGTGTGTCATTGCAAGCAGTTTCAACAGCCATCTTACAAAAAAAATTTTTCTGCGTTTAAAACCAATGCTCAAGGCATTCAACACAGAGCCATGCTCACAAGGGAGGTTAGATTTTGGTGCAACAAACTCATGAAGAATAGACTGACTATTCTcacaatacccccccccccccccccccgaaacacATGTAatatacagatacaaaaaacaaacatttgcaATAACAGCATATATATTTTCAGCTAATTTCAAAGGTGTCTTctcatatacagtggaaccataAATCCTTTTAAGCTAAGGCTAGAGAATAAACATCGtcacagagaaaaaaataattaagaACACAAAATATATGCACATGAAATGCATTACCGATTACAGGAGCGGGAAAATGTGTAGTGGGAGTAACGTACAACAAAAGCGAAAAACAGAGGTCAAACTAGTCAGACATGGTGAACagaacaaaatcagaaaaagtaGGGCCCTTGAAGGAAGacgatgtgtgtatgtgttcccATGTATCAGCGTACATGTATGTGACTGATTCAAGTGATACTGACCTCATCTGGCTCATTAAAGACATGCCTCCTCTCTGAGTGACCCAGGATGACCCACGTCCCGCCGCAGTCTTTCACCATGCCAGGGCTGCACATTAGTGAAAAACAAATTACAACACTCGGCTATCAGTATTGAACTCAAATTTAAACCTAAGCTTTGCAATCACATTGGTGAGCCTGCATACTTTTAGGTCAAGGCTcatgaaaccaacaacaacaaaaaccagttATATAAGACAGACCCTCAACATCTAATAAACTGCCTGTAACTAGTGCTATTATGGACGAGACTTCTACATTTGCACCTTGTTTAGACTGGGACCACCCACGCCATTCCTTTAAAAGGACTAATGATTGTGATTGACAGCCAGGCCAGCCATTATAAGTCATTACTCCTGTGGCCCAGCTGGTGGGGGTGAAGACAGCAATTTGTACcggaaactttctttctttatttggtttttaacgtcgttttcaaccgttcaaggttatattgcgacggggaaaggggggagatgggatagagccacttgttaattgtttcttgttcacaaaagcactaataaaaaaattgctccaggggcttgcaacgtagtacaatatatgaccttaccaggagaatgcaagtttccagtacaaaggatttaacatttcttacatactgcttgactaaaatctttacaaacattgactatattctatacaagaaacacttaacaagggtaaaaggagaaacagaatctgttagtcgcctcttacgacatgctgggaagcatcggtaaattcttccccctaacccgcggggggtgggggagcatcgggtaaattcttccccctaacccgcggggggtttacCGGACACAGTCTTTTCCTTTCTGCACACTACTAACAGATAAACACCAAGAGCAAATTCTAAAATCTCATCTTTGTTTTGGTTGCACTGAATAAATACTGCAAGAGGAACAATGAAAGATCAGTTACTAGTCACACCGACTCATCCCCAGTTGTTGTTAGGTGTACAACAGGTTTCTCCAAAGGGCAGTGCAACTGAAatacagcagacttccactaactcgcggtCCACTAAATCGCGAATTCGGCTATATCGCGGAGACCTCTTAGACACCCAAAAAAACAGGACCGaccttttaatttttttttaattatttttttttaaatatatatatttttttttttacaaaattattCACGTAAAGGCCAAAAAATAGTACAAATCATGAACATTTTTTCTATCATAACCACGCTATCTCTCTCTGGGTCCGATAGCCTTTCATCATGCagtaaattgtcatttcatcttatcagtctctctctcttatgattgaagaatgtttgtgtaacaagctgtcaatttattatttagattttaaaagttagatctagcgcaaaaacgcaccacggtccaaaaacattttgataatcattgattcacggctatcgccagtttacatcgatagaatgagacccgaagggaagtaactcatgtttgacctgagttcaggatgagtcCAAAAAgtgagacaatctgcaaaattaattctttaaaaattgctcgctctttacgtagggcacctaggatgttctcgtttggtgagcgttcaaatagaagggtgtttgtactgtgttgtaaaagcctgacagtatctgtgatggtttacgggaggctttctgtccgggcgtgaattccggtattcataacagccgtccagcaccaaaacgaggcgccattgttgttgaggaccaagtccacgaaaataaattctttgaaaatttctcacgctcgacagaaagcagccaggatgttcccgttcggtgagcgttcaaatggaagtatgcttgtactatatgtagacgctcggggagctctgtgatggtttacgggaggcttactgtgcctttaattggaCCCCAAACTGCATCGCGAATCGGATATATCGCGATCAAAAATCCTTGGACCCCAAAGACCGCCagttagtggaagtctgctgtagtttgatttttaaacattttgtttgttcgttcatgggctgaaactcccacggcttttacgcctgacatggattacaggatctttttcgtgcgcacttggtcttgtgcttgcgtgtacacacgggggtgttcggacaccgaggagagtctgcacacaaagttgactctgtgaaataaatctctcgccgaacgtggggacgaactgacGCTgacaactggatacaaatccagcgcgctaccgactaagctacatccctgccctaCTTTTGAACATTGATTTCTGGCCTTCCGCTGAAGCCATTATGCAAATCATAGCTGTaagatttaaataataaaaaaacccacaacctTCTGCtgatttcaacaaaaacatgagatgcattacagtggacccccccccccccccccccaaatctgagataatcaggtcttaaaaggaaaggagtcttaaaatggaggtaaatctaaaatctgaaaaaataggTCTTGGGGAGGGAATTTTAagttggggggtcttaaaaagggggttccacagtacCCCGCCTGAAGTTGGTAAGGAATCGCATACCTGACTTCCCCTGTGAAAGCCCCGCTTGCCACTTTGTAGCAGTTCTGTGCTGCCACGCCAATCTCCTTTTTCAGCTTACTGCGAGTGAACTCGATGTAGATAGTGGGAGGGGCAACAACAACCTCTGCACAAGAACACAGTAGCATTTACGGTTAATCAAATAAAAAGAACTAtaacaagggaaacaacctctGTTAATTTGCCTTATACATGCACAAAACTGATTGTCAGATTGTCTCCCCTGGAGACAATTTTCTGATAggcatataaatatatatatacatcattacatgtaTGTTGATTCTCTGGGTGTCAGTCAAGGGTTTAACCCTTACCTTTGTGCGATTCCGTATACAATACTGTGCTACTGGAAAATTAACAATTAACACTAGGAGTATGAGACTAAATGACCGTTTTCTCTTCTGTTAGTCATTCTCAATTGTGTCTCTGCTGATAGTAATACTGTCCAGTGCTTCAAGTACAAATGGACAATTTTCAGAAATAACTTTGTCAGCTAGGATTTGTTCAAGAGTTGCGCCCCACTAACAAAACCCTGTACAAACAGGCAACACGTGGTCGGGTCGGTTTAAACAATGATTGCAGCAAATAACTGACTCCAATGTgtatgtaaggccaaaaaaaaaaaattgtctgtttctggtcacccgaccgaccctaaatttcggcgccgaccctaaactttttttttccaaactcaaattttttgttgttgtttttttgtggtaaaggacagggtgacaaaatgaacaacaaaaacgtgtgaaaatgaaagtccgctgacgatttgtaaatgtgttgagtgtcttgtctctatgtatagtgaatccagtctctttgcgcgatttttaaagttagttttattggtctacatttggggtataaagaaaaaaaaaatccctacctaccgaccctattttttttagccatgttaccagaaacagacaaaattttttttttggtctaaATTGTAATGCCATTTCCAATCGATATTCTTTCAAAAATCTGCACATTGGAGCCACGTACGATTCACTGGATTGCTAAGCAAGCATGTCAGTTTTACAATCCCACACTGCCGTGACCTCGACCTCGAGCAAATCACATTGTTGAGTAACAACTAACATTGGGGGTAGCGATCGATCCAGTATTAGTTACtatcaggggcggacctagttgtgaataagggggggttccaaattggagcagtggtccaggggccgctcaggccccggtggggtccaggggcaaagccctggtggggggtctgggAGGTGAAGCCCCCCAgatgctgaaggaattttatttttttaggtcaatcggaggcctctccTGGAAGATAACAAGGTATCTATTCAGTAAATATGCGTGTACAAATATGTGCACCTTTGACTTTGAGAAGGCAATGTGCTATTATATATGAACTGCTATTTCAGTATAACTAATCATTTCAAAAATAATTCGGAGGGGGGGTTAGCCTTTGAGTTTCTCGTCAGTTTCAAGCATGTTGCATTTGGAAGGAAGGAAAGCACAAGCGCTTTATatttttaccaaaaaaaaaaaaaattaaaaacggataggggggggggttccgggcacccaggaacccccccctaggtccgcccctgactATTACCGTAATTAATTGTTAACTGCGATGTGTTTATTTCCGAAAGAAATGGGGTCATATCAAGGGGACACTGTTTAACTGACGCATTGGAGTCAGTTAACGCTGTGATCTTATTTTTAACTGCATGGTCGACAATGTGTTTCTTGTTTGTACCAGGTTTTGTTTgtggggcgcaactcttccatAACGCTTGTAAATCCagacagttatttccggaaaacattgAATTGGTAACCACACTATTCACTTAAGCAGCTTGTTTATTTTCATCAAAACCGGCGAAAAGGTTTACAAAAAAACTAACACCTCAAGCTTCGCACAAGTACAACcagaaccaaccaaccaaccaaacaaacagctGGTTCACCGTTTCTTTAACTAACTTACTGTAGTACTATCAACTGTGCCACCACCCAGGCTCTCCTGACTGTTAACTCTCAGACCTCTTGAGGCTCTTCCCACGGTCTGGTATCATCAGTTAGAATAAGAGTACATTGTGCACCCTAAACTTCTTCCAGCACAGCATCCTTATGCTAATGAGTTTCACTCTGTGCTCAGCTCTGTTACTGTATGCTGCTTATATCTTATGCTCTGAATAAACTTAGTGATAGACATTCGTCAGATGTTATACTGATGTGGCTGAGAGTGTGACCCTACGATAGCCTCTGGATATAAACACCAAACACCATACTATTACACTTACCCTATTCTTAACATCTGTCGTTTTCTTATGAAGCTTTcttacaataaaaacaaatacacaccgctctgaaaattaaagattcCAGAAGTACTCAAGTCTCAAACTTGTAGGAGGCGAGAATAATGTGAGACTGCTGGTGCTACTGCTAGTGCTACAATAACCAACCTGCTTTGGGGTCCAGAGCCCCGTCGTTGAGGCCCTTGATGATGCCCTCAAGAGTCTGTTTGTCCCCATTCATTTTCCAGTTGCCCCCAACGAAGAATTTTCGGTTCGACATGGTTATTCTTGATCCTCAAACGCAAGCTCCAATACAAGGAATACGTCACAGCAGCTAAACCGGCAAGTTTCACCTTGGTTAgatttaaggtcaaggtcagtaAGGCTGGATATAGATAAGTAAAGCTAACTCTGTTAGTTGCGTGTTAAAGGAAAATTCCGAATGCCAACACGAACTTGTTTTTTGAATTCCTATTCGACACCACAAATTGTTTTCAAAATATAATTTACTTTTAGAAGAAAGTATCAACAACAAACTGTTGGTGTTCGTGTTGAATACGAAAACAAATCAAGAAAGCTGTTACCAACAGTTATATCTAGttacacaaaaccaaacaatTTGCTGTTGATGGATTATCCTTGATGTACACATAAAAGTAATTGTAACATTAAAAATATTGACATGATGCATTtcgaacatttataaactattTCAGATGGCTTGAGCTtgctttattgttttatttatatGCGTTTATCACACTGAGAATAAACTGTTTACTCGTAATTGGGTTTATAGACAATATATCGCGGGAAAGGTATACATGTGGCTTGTGTAACCAGCAAAGCGTGCTCGAAGTCAGATTGCAAAGCAATACATAATTTCTGGATTCTGTGCAGTATACACTGCTACAATCTTGGGGTACTTGAAGCTTCGACGACTTTTTATTCTGTGCAATATGGATTTATTGCATGGATTTTGCAGTTTATATCTTGCACTGTGTGTTGCACGGCCCATGCGGTTTTGCCTTGCCTGACcccgtgtcagtgtgtgtgactgtgccgttgtgactgtgtgtgtgtgtgtgtgtgtgtgtgagtgtaagtgcgtgcgtacgtgcgtgtatgttcgtgtgtgtgtgtgtgagagagagagattcaaggTTTGATAAAGAAAGAATTGTTAGTGCTATGGTTATTTTAAGCTTGCAAATATGTCACTGTCATGACTCATGGTATTTGTGACCTGAATAATGCAACAACTTATAAAGTGTTTTACACAGGGCCATAAGACTTGATAAGTCTGGGGATGGCCAAATTAAACTATAACATGCCTGGGATTAGTTTACTCATAAATctattttgtatttgttttttgttttttaaaaaggcTCAGAATCACAATGCCACCACGCAAGAGAACTCGGCAGAGTGCAGCTCTGAATGTGCTGCCTGACAAGAACAACATTGAAGATACAGATGAAAGACAGGAGTCAGTggccaggaaactaaagaagcgcATGCTGGCCAAGTTGAGCAAAGATTGTGGTGATGATGAAGTACCTGCCGATGCTTCTGTCACTGTCAGGTCCCACGCATCTGTGAATGGTGAGTTGTGTACGGTAGGCTACTAAAATCTGTTGAAGAAATCACTCGATGAAACTGTAGATCTGAAAGGTAAGCAGAATAGTTCTTTCTTGTGTTGATTTTCATTGCTTCTATCAACTTTCACCATCATTCTGAAGAAATGTGCATCACAGTCTtgcaatattaaaaaaaaaaaaaaaaatatgaaagaaaAAGACTACTGTAAGTAACCAGTGATCAAACAAAAGCATACAAGCTGAAGATAAAAATCAACAGAGATCCAAAGTAAAGGGAGACAACATGAACTCCTTTAACCTTTTGCAGGAGTAGCTCAGCTTGTATACTGTACCTGTGTACTttattagttaattagttatttcaATCTCAGTGCCAGCCATGTTCTGCTTGCCATGACTTAATTGATTTCCTATTTAGGTACAAGTATAGTCCCATTTTCTTCTCTCAGTTTTCTTGTAGTTGTAACAGTGCCTTGGTAACACctaacaaaataaagaaaaaatgtttCAGACAGACTATATTTTTGTaactacagtggagtccagctataacgaacctgggtataacgaaatccctcttttaacaaactgccattgatttcccggcagacagccttctatttcttacttgttactttccggctacatcgaaccttttgaactcatttgcataacgaacccctcttttaacaaacacgttttcatcgccccagagccgttttgtctctaaacgtcacaaggctacaacgaactgatgtcaataattgtctccaaagacaaaaatacacaaacacaagtgcacatcgcgtgatgagcgaactctgaacaaactaacagcgggaggtgaacggaacagatcgaaccaaaaccgaaagttgtggtgacgtcatgacattttgcgatgtacgtcagcgaagctcgtgcacatgtggtctgtcttgctaaaaacaatggctgacgaacatggttttgaaatctggaactgtttttgttttctccgatccgacaccgagtgacgcgatatagaaccacgcgttcgtttgaatcaataCTCTCCTCAGGCAGTGAAGTCTCCTGAATTTCTCAACACTGTGGACAGTCCGGAGTGCAGTTATGTCCCGTGA is a window from the Littorina saxatilis isolate snail1 linkage group LG10, US_GU_Lsax_2.0, whole genome shotgun sequence genome containing:
- the LOC138978226 gene encoding triosephosphate isomerase-like codes for the protein MSNRKFFVGGNWKMNGDKQTLEGIIKGLNDGALDPKAEVVVAPPTIYIEFTRSKLKKEIGVAAQNCYKVASGAFTGEVSPGMVKDCGGTWVILGHSERRHVFNEPDELIGQKVKFALEQGMNLIPCIGEKLDEREANKTEEVVFRQMKHIADNVSDWKRVVIAYEPVWAIGTGKTATPDQAQDVHKSLRGWLAKNVSEEVAHSTRILYGGSVTGNNCKELAGKPDVDGFLVGGASLKPEFITIINAKK